One Pleurocapsa sp. PCC 7327 DNA segment encodes these proteins:
- a CDS encoding VOC family protein, whose translation MQITKCLHTAILVSNLEKAEHFYGKVLGLSKVDRTLKYPGAWYQIGDYQIHLIVHSNFSTTLSNTEKWGRNPHFAVAVDNLGEAIALLQSQGYPVQMSASGRSACFTKDPDGNIIEIGQA comes from the coding sequence ATGCAAATAACAAAATGCCTTCATACGGCAATTTTAGTTTCTAATCTGGAAAAAGCCGAACATTTCTACGGCAAAGTTTTAGGTTTATCTAAAGTCGATCGCACTTTAAAATATCCTGGGGCTTGGTATCAAATCGGCGATTATCAAATTCATCTCATCGTTCATTCCAATTTCTCTACAACTCTGTCCAATACAGAAAAATGGGGTCGCAATCCCCATTTTGCCGTAGCAGTCGATAATTTAGGCGAAGCGATCGCCCTCTTGCAATCGCAAGGATATCCCGTACAAATGAGTGCCTCTGGGCGATCGGCTTGTTTTACCAAAGATCCCGACGGCAATATTATCGAGATCGGTCAAGCGTAA
- a CDS encoding roadblock/LC7 domain-containing protein, translating into MNRKINQILRELAARTPGIEGVVLVSSQGKPLTSSIGIGYERALITAIVMLSLGEHIRQEFRWERVQKISVQAEEGYITLIPCYQQIFLLMRTIKAPLGFFEDDIKRAIAKLKAEFEKINSVELVLFLDNPQTRNADITKTQVDSSFIHDCQQELVEFIGPIAPIVCQHVLAQNPELSASDFVEAIANQIPDRQQAIEFQQRLLSDN; encoded by the coding sequence ATGAATCGAAAAATCAACCAAATTCTACGAGAACTTGCAGCTCGAACGCCTGGAATTGAGGGAGTCGTTTTGGTGTCGTCTCAGGGAAAACCACTCACGTCATCGATAGGTATAGGATATGAAAGGGCACTGATTACCGCGATCGTAATGCTGAGCTTGGGAGAGCACATTCGTCAGGAATTTAGGTGGGAAAGGGTTCAAAAAATTTCCGTGCAAGCAGAAGAAGGTTACATTACGCTCATCCCTTGTTACCAGCAGATTTTTTTGTTGATGAGAACGATTAAAGCTCCATTGGGGTTTTTCGAGGATGACATCAAGCGCGCGATCGCAAAACTAAAAGCCGAATTTGAGAAAATTAATTCAGTCGAACTCGTACTGTTTTTAGACAATCCCCAAACTAGAAACGCCGACATAACGAAAACCCAGGTCGATTCGTCTTTCATCCACGATTGCCAACAGGAATTAGTAGAATTTATCGGTCCCATCGCTCCGATCGTTTGCCAGCATGTCCTCGCCCAAAATCCCGAATTGTCGGCATCTGACTTCGTAGAAGCCATAGCCAATCAAATTCCCGACCGACAACAAGCGATCGAGTTCCAACAGCGTTTGCTCTCCGATAATTAA
- a CDS encoding DUF427 domain-containing protein, giving the protein MPKAIWNGAVLAQSDKCEIVEGNYYFPPDAINKEYFKDSNTHTTCPWKGEASYYTIEVDGQQNKDAAWYYPNPKEKAKNIQGYVAFWKGVKVEP; this is encoded by the coding sequence ATGCCAAAAGCAATCTGGAATGGTGCCGTTTTAGCCCAAAGCGATAAGTGCGAAATCGTAGAAGGGAACTACTATTTTCCTCCCGACGCAATTAACAAAGAATATTTTAAAGACAGCAATACTCACACGACTTGTCCTTGGAAAGGAGAAGCAAGTTACTACACCATTGAAGTGGACGGGCAGCAGAATAAAGATGCTGCTTGGTACTATCCCAATCCCAAAGAAAAGGCAAAAAATATTCAAGGATACGTTGCATTTTGGAAGGGAGTAAAGGTAGAACCATAA
- the gloB gene encoding hydroxyacylglutathione hydrolase has product MQVKRLPALSDNYIFLLHDRNQNTAAVVDPAEARPVLRCLETLGAELVAIFNTHHHGDHVGGNRELIRHFPNLCIYGGVEDRGRIPGQQVFLQEGDRVEFAGRVGEIFFVPGHTRAHIAYYFPPTTEGDPGELFCGDTLFAGGCGRLFEGTPAQMVNSLSKLRTLPDNTRVWCAHEYTQKNLQFALTVDPQNPDLQTRYRQVQEARHRGEATVPSLLGIEKRTNPFLRWDDRALQSAANSNDPVRVFARLRGMKDLF; this is encoded by the coding sequence ATGCAGGTCAAACGGCTTCCAGCTTTGTCTGATAATTACATTTTTCTCCTCCACGATCGCAATCAAAATACAGCAGCGGTCGTCGATCCGGCAGAAGCTCGACCCGTCCTGCGCTGCTTAGAAACCCTGGGGGCGGAGTTAGTGGCGATTTTCAACACTCACCACCACGGCGACCACGTTGGGGGCAACCGAGAACTGATACGGCACTTTCCCAATCTCTGCATCTATGGCGGAGTAGAAGATCGCGGGAGAATCCCCGGACAGCAAGTGTTTTTACAAGAGGGCGATCGTGTTGAATTTGCCGGGAGAGTTGGCGAAATATTCTTCGTTCCCGGTCATACCCGCGCTCATATCGCCTACTACTTTCCTCCGACAACGGAAGGCGATCCCGGAGAATTATTCTGCGGGGATACGCTCTTTGCAGGCGGATGCGGCAGACTATTTGAAGGCACTCCCGCCCAAATGGTCAATTCTCTGAGCAAACTGCGGACGCTGCCAGACAACACGCGCGTCTGGTGCGCTCACGAATACACCCAGAAAAATTTACAGTTTGCCTTAACAGTAGATCCCCAAAACCCAGACTTGCAAACCCGCTATCGCCAAGTGCAAGAGGCACGCCACCGAGGAGAAGCAACCGTTCCTTCCCTTTTGGGAATCGAAAAGCGCACTAATCCCTTTTTGCGATGGGACGATCGAGCATTGCAGTCAGCCGCGAACAGCAACGATCCCGTTAGGGTTTTTGCTCGTTTGCGAGGAATGAAGGATCTATTTTAG
- a CDS encoding 2-keto-4-pentenoate hydratase codes for MKKNKVFVLSFLIALQIIFLQSVTPRISLSKIGKEISRFKQNQKSITIAQFNNRALAKEIADRYLKKIPLQSLPDNLTLGQALQVQDQFVRLLVPSYGKPIGYKAGLTNKDVQAKFNSDRPVSGILLEKMLLKSGATVPANFGTRPLIEGDLMVRVGSETINTARTPQEVLAALDAVIPFLELPDLVYAENIKLTAPKIVAINVGARSGIMGESIPLTNINEWQEKLGKIQLIIRDRDGKQLAIGESKTLLGDPVKAIVWLRDDLQSRGKFLKKGDLLSLGTITPVISVKSKMIICAQYIGLDDNLVKIFVKFK; via the coding sequence ATGAAAAAAAATAAAGTTTTTGTTTTGTCTTTTCTAATTGCCCTTCAAATCATCTTTTTACAGTCAGTTACACCAAGGATTTCTTTATCCAAAATAGGAAAAGAGATATCGCGTTTTAAGCAAAATCAAAAGTCGATAACGATCGCTCAATTTAATAACCGAGCTTTAGCTAAAGAAATTGCCGATCGCTATCTCAAGAAAATTCCTCTCCAATCGCTTCCCGATAATTTAACTTTAGGGCAGGCTTTACAAGTTCAAGACCAATTTGTTCGACTTCTTGTTCCGAGTTACGGCAAGCCGATTGGTTATAAAGCTGGACTGACTAATAAAGACGTACAAGCTAAATTCAATAGCGATCGCCCCGTTTCTGGCATCTTGTTAGAAAAAATGTTACTCAAAAGTGGTGCGACTGTTCCAGCAAATTTCGGCACTCGACCTCTAATCGAAGGCGATTTGATGGTTAGAGTCGGTAGCGAAACAATTAATACTGCCAGAACGCCACAAGAAGTTTTAGCCGCACTCGATGCCGTTATTCCCTTTTTAGAATTGCCCGATCTAGTTTATGCAGAAAATATCAAATTAACTGCCCCAAAAATAGTCGCTATTAATGTTGGTGCTAGATCGGGAATTATGGGAGAATCGATTCCTTTAACTAATATTAATGAATGGCAAGAAAAGTTAGGAAAAATTCAACTAATTATTCGCGATCGCGATGGAAAACAACTAGCCATTGGAGAGAGTAAAACTTTATTAGGCGACCCAGTAAAAGCTATTGTTTGGTTACGAGATGACTTGCAATCGCGAGGAAAATTCCTAAAAAAAGGAGATTTATTATCTTTAGGAACGATTACACCGGTTATTTCCGTAAAATCTAAAATGATAATTTGCGCTCAATATATCGGTTTAGATGACAACCTAGTGAAGATATTTGTCAAGTTTAAATAA
- a CDS encoding recombinase family protein produces MKIIAYSYSDPFLESPPDRSIWGLEVDKIYQDLGKRQQLFQLLEDCQINTPEYLLIRNLEELGDSVKEISDRMTQLETLGVAIVATEQNYNSFQLKDAPTSDLRANLTKLLHEIQYIKHRRRLRQGHARNRIKALPPPGKAPYGYRRGKDRYILDRSTAPVVKEFFERFLLFGSLRGAVRYLEKRYGKKISVSTGRNWLTNPVYRGDLAYQNNEIVPDTHVPIISREEAAQIDRLLRRNGRLPSRTASAPRSLAGLVICGQCQSHMTITRVTARGKKKEYLYLRPMNCPLLPKCSAISYQEVLEKTIDRICEDLPRTVAKLNLPNPEGIKERLRSEIHTKQAIIEQLSSLKKQGILDEETAALRRYKLQTEISQLTSKLNSLPPGDLKVIAQAVSLPQFWLDLSEAERRFYFREFIQQIEIIRFQSQIWELELTFIF; encoded by the coding sequence ATGAAAATTATCGCCTATTCCTACAGCGACCCTTTCCTAGAATCTCCGCCAGATCGATCGATTTGGGGTTTAGAAGTCGATAAAATTTATCAAGATTTGGGCAAGCGCCAGCAGTTATTTCAATTATTAGAAGATTGTCAAATAAATACTCCAGAGTACTTATTAATTCGTAACTTAGAAGAATTAGGAGATTCTGTAAAAGAAATTAGCGATCGCATGACTCAACTTGAAACTCTCGGCGTAGCGATCGTTGCCACAGAACAAAATTACAATTCTTTCCAACTGAAAGATGCTCCCACGAGCGATCTTCGAGCAAATTTAACTAAACTCCTGCACGAAATACAATATATTAAGCATCGCCGCCGCCTCCGTCAAGGGCACGCCCGCAACCGAATCAAAGCTTTACCGCCGCCAGGAAAAGCCCCCTACGGCTATCGTCGCGGCAAAGATCGCTATATCCTCGATCGCAGCACTGCCCCAGTCGTTAAAGAGTTTTTTGAACGCTTTTTGCTATTTGGTTCCCTACGCGGCGCCGTCCGCTATCTAGAAAAAAGGTACGGGAAAAAAATTTCAGTATCTACAGGTCGAAATTGGTTGACCAATCCAGTTTATCGAGGCGATCTCGCCTATCAAAATAATGAGATTGTCCCCGATACTCACGTCCCCATTATATCGAGAGAAGAAGCGGCTCAGATCGATCGCCTGCTGCGTCGCAACGGACGTTTGCCCTCTCGGACTGCTAGCGCCCCCCGTTCTCTAGCAGGTTTAGTTATCTGTGGGCAGTGTCAATCTCACATGACAATTACCCGCGTGACTGCCAGAGGGAAAAAAAAAGAATATCTCTATCTGCGTCCGATGAACTGTCCTTTGCTTCCGAAATGTAGCGCTATTTCCTATCAGGAAGTCCTCGAAAAAACTATCGATCGCATCTGCGAAGATTTACCTCGAACAGTAGCGAAATTAAACTTACCTAATCCAGAGGGAATTAAAGAAAGGCTCAGATCGGAAATCCATACAAAACAAGCAATTATTGAGCAATTATCTTCTCTAAAAAAACAAGGAATTTTAGATGAAGAAACAGCTGCATTACGCCGTTATAAATTGCAGACAGAAATTTCTCAATTGACAAGTAAACTCAATAGTTTGCCGCCCGGAGATTTAAAAGTTATCGCTCAAGCTGTATCCCTACCTCAGTTTTGGCTCGATTTATCAGAAGCGGAACGGCGATTTTATTTTCGAGAATTTATCCAACAAATTGAAATTATTCGATTTCAATCTCAAATTTGGGAACTAGAACTTACCTTTATTTTTTAA
- a CDS encoding phospholipid carrier-dependent glycosyltransferase produces the protein MPKEQVSITKSQAIKILGMIWLASNLCDRLWLALDRSVPAWDQSNHLTLSLKYLDALQNPQLFDGQWWRSFWMLSTKYPPLTYILTAPFQQVFGTGNDQALLVNFLYSAILLISTYRISKTLFSGQVGLWAAGLCVLLPRLYEARLTYLIDTPLMTLTVASFCCLTIWRSQKTWLGEWLWAVIFGISWGLALLTKQSVMFFIFVPLLWLGVSYLWQRKWSRIAQLITSFLVSVPIWMPWYRTNWIYLFSTAQNSNAIPATLEGDPPLNTLAAWTYYWNDLPKAFSWALLIVPLVGLLLHLLGRFPKELDNKKVSRSIAWLALYFISAYLICSAIFNKDNRYIMSYLPILAVFLAYCLTLWRGRWQIVRWLTVGLAFLVMCGKLFPLAGMGGVAIALSPGGLSYPYLGAEVPNPQVIEEIIETTPYLRANLGVIPSTPSINHDTLNYFGALEKRQVYGRELGSSVEQVAQDERSLDWLLAKTGDNGMAREAQLAFANRLETNPAFRLQQSWQLPDDTTLKLYHRRSPSVTVEPLSQTREKVYLDRVIVPTRVPPGVPVPITYEWSGSWEQLESGLVLLTWIPKEISQSNSNSFWLHDRGIGMGTLYSGQSNATSQAFRVIEQTAMLPDAEVAGGDYILTATYLNRATGETYPLTVPPATIAIDPNAPAVPAPELDLVTQLRKLALNLQKGPKGLAPVFEQVARLNQYDPIQDYLEQAAQTLEYRLTKMSPIGDKKLDWTYGLVLARVLQEDAPSAIAALKNLVQLDPNNAYAHAYLAFVYLYDWQPKAAQKVLQPALELKPDDREIQALNGIAALMQGNLIKAWMILSPLL, from the coding sequence ATGCCAAAAGAGCAAGTTTCCATAACCAAATCTCAGGCGATAAAAATTCTGGGAATGATTTGGTTAGCGAGTAACTTGTGCGATCGCCTGTGGTTGGCTTTGGATCGTTCTGTCCCAGCTTGGGATCAAAGTAATCACCTCACTCTCTCTCTAAAATATTTAGATGCTCTCCAAAATCCTCAATTATTCGACGGGCAATGGTGGCGAAGCTTTTGGATGCTTTCGACGAAATATCCGCCTCTTACTTATATTCTCACTGCACCCTTTCAACAAGTTTTTGGAACGGGAAATGACCAAGCATTACTGGTCAATTTCCTCTACAGTGCGATTTTGCTGATTTCAACATACCGCATCAGTAAAACCCTCTTCAGTGGGCAAGTTGGTTTATGGGCGGCGGGGTTGTGCGTGCTGTTGCCCAGACTGTATGAAGCGCGACTGACTTATCTCATCGATACTCCATTGATGACTTTAACCGTCGCCTCTTTTTGCTGTTTAACCATCTGGCGCAGTCAGAAAACCTGGTTAGGAGAATGGCTATGGGCAGTAATTTTCGGAATTAGTTGGGGTTTAGCCCTATTAACCAAACAGAGTGTCATGTTTTTTATATTCGTGCCTCTGCTGTGGTTGGGAGTTAGTTATCTCTGGCAGCGAAAATGGTCGAGAATCGCCCAATTAATAACAAGTTTTCTGGTTTCTGTTCCTATTTGGATGCCTTGGTATCGTACTAACTGGATTTATCTATTCAGTACTGCCCAGAACTCAAATGCAATTCCTGCCACGCTTGAGGGAGATCCTCCCCTTAATACGCTAGCAGCGTGGACCTATTATTGGAACGATTTGCCAAAAGCCTTTTCTTGGGCATTGCTAATCGTTCCTTTAGTCGGTTTGCTGCTGCATTTATTGGGGAGATTTCCTAAAGAGTTAGATAACAAGAAAGTAAGCAGAAGTATAGCTTGGTTAGCCCTTTATTTTATTAGCGCTTATTTAATCTGTTCTGCCATTTTTAATAAAGATAATCGCTATATCATGTCATACCTGCCAATCCTGGCAGTATTTTTAGCCTATTGTCTGACTCTGTGGCGAGGACGATGGCAAATCGTTCGTTGGCTAACGGTAGGATTGGCTTTTTTGGTGATGTGCGGCAAATTGTTTCCCCTGGCAGGAATGGGAGGAGTTGCGATCGCGTTAAGTCCCGGTGGTTTATCCTATCCCTATCTGGGTGCAGAAGTGCCCAATCCTCAAGTCATTGAGGAAATTATTGAGACGACTCCTTATCTGCGGGCGAATTTGGGTGTAATTCCCAGTACGCCTTCAATTAATCACGATACGCTCAACTATTTTGGGGCACTAGAAAAACGTCAGGTATACGGACGAGAACTCGGTTCTAGTGTAGAACAAGTGGCGCAGGACGAGCGATCGCTCGATTGGTTGCTGGCCAAAACAGGCGATAATGGCATGGCACGAGAAGCACAATTAGCCTTCGCTAACCGTTTAGAGACTAATCCAGCCTTTCGTCTCCAGCAAAGTTGGCAATTGCCAGATGATACTACTCTCAAGCTTTATCATCGGCGATCGCCTTCCGTTACCGTCGAACCCCTCTCTCAAACGAGGGAAAAGGTGTACTTAGATCGCGTCATCGTTCCTACTAGAGTTCCTCCTGGCGTTCCCGTCCCTATTACCTACGAGTGGTCGGGTTCCTGGGAACAATTAGAATCGGGTTTAGTATTGTTGACTTGGATTCCAAAGGAAATTTCACAATCTAACTCGAATTCTTTTTGGCTGCACGATCGCGGCATTGGCATGGGAACTTTATATTCGGGACAATCCAATGCTACCAGTCAAGCTTTTCGCGTCATCGAACAGACTGCCATGCTTCCTGATGCAGAAGTCGCGGGGGGCGATTATATCCTCACTGCTACCTATCTCAATCGCGCCACGGGAGAAACCTATCCCTTAACCGTTCCCCCAGCCACCATTGCGATCGACCCCAATGCGCCTGCCGTACCCGCACCAGAATTAGATTTGGTCACGCAATTGAGAAAACTAGCGTTAAATTTACAAAAAGGACCGAAAGGCTTGGCACCCGTGTTCGAGCAAGTTGCACGCCTGAATCAATACGATCCCATTCAAGACTATTTAGAGCAAGCAGCACAGACTTTAGAATATCGTTTGACGAAAATGTCTCCAATTGGAGACAAAAAATTGGATTGGACTTATGGGTTAGTTTTAGCTAGAGTTTTGCAAGAAGATGCGCCCAGCGCGATCGCGGCTTTAAAAAATCTCGTACAACTCGATCCAAACAACGCCTACGCTCATGCCTATCTTGCCTTTGTCTATCTCTATGACTGGCAACCCAAAGCAGCACAGAAGGTACTTCAACCTGCCCTAGAACTCAAACCCGATGACCGCGAAATTCAGGCGTTAAATGGCATTGCCGCCCTCATGCAGGGAAACCTAATTAAAGCTTGGATGATTCTTTCCCCTCTTTTATAA
- the pyrH gene encoding UMP kinase — protein sequence MTYHRVLLKLSGEALMGDLGYGIDPKVVADIAQEISDVVQLGTQLAIVVGGGNIFRGVKAAAAGMDRATADYVGMIATVMNAMTLQDALERNNIPTRVLTAIAMQEVAEPYIRRRAIRHLEKGRVVIFGAGSGNPFFTTDTTAALRAAEIDAEVVFKATKVDGVYDSDPHVNPSARRYRSLNYGHVLTHDLRVMDGTAIALCKENNIPIVVFDLSVRGNILRAIKGEPVGTIVGGFCEVS from the coding sequence ATGACTTACCATCGAGTTTTACTCAAGCTGAGCGGCGAAGCATTAATGGGGGATTTGGGTTATGGCATTGACCCCAAAGTAGTCGCAGACATTGCTCAGGAAATTTCAGATGTCGTTCAACTGGGTACCCAGCTAGCCATCGTTGTTGGTGGCGGTAACATTTTTCGCGGGGTAAAAGCAGCCGCAGCAGGAATGGATCGGGCAACGGCTGATTACGTTGGCATGATTGCGACTGTCATGAATGCCATGACCTTGCAAGATGCTCTAGAGCGCAATAATATTCCAACGCGGGTTCTCACCGCGATCGCCATGCAAGAAGTGGCAGAACCCTACATTCGCCGTCGAGCCATTCGCCATCTCGAAAAAGGGCGCGTGGTGATTTTTGGGGCGGGTTCGGGCAACCCTTTCTTTACCACGGATACTACAGCAGCGCTCAGAGCAGCAGAAATCGATGCTGAAGTCGTTTTTAAGGCTACCAAAGTCGATGGAGTCTACGATAGCGATCCGCACGTCAATCCTAGCGCCCGTCGCTATCGGAGCTTGAATTACGGTCATGTCCTTACCCATGACTTGCGAGTAATGGACGGAACGGCGATCGCTTTGTGTAAAGAAAATAACATTCCTATTGTTGTTTTCGATCTTTCGGTTCGAGGCAATATCCTTCGAGCCATCAAAGGAGAACCTGTTGGAACCATTGTCGGAGGTTTTTGTGAAGTTAGCTGA
- the frr gene encoding ribosome recycling factor — protein MKLADVQENMQKTIEATQRAFNTIRTGRANAALLDRVTVDYYGTETPLKSLANISTPDATTIIVQPYDKSSMAQIEKAISMSDVGLTPNNDGQVIRLNIPPLTAERRKELVKLAGKLAEEGKVALRNIRRDAIDSVRKQEKNHEISEDESKDLQDRIQKITDRFTAKIDELLAAKEKDITTV, from the coding sequence GTGAAGTTAGCTGACGTTCAAGAAAACATGCAAAAGACCATTGAAGCCACCCAGCGAGCGTTTAATACCATTCGCACGGGTCGCGCCAATGCTGCACTGTTAGACCGCGTTACGGTGGATTACTATGGGACTGAAACCCCGCTTAAGTCTCTGGCGAATATCAGCACGCCCGATGCAACCACGATTATCGTTCAGCCTTACGATAAGAGCAGCATGGCACAAATCGAAAAAGCTATTTCAATGTCAGATGTGGGTTTAACGCCGAATAATGACGGTCAGGTCATTCGGTTGAATATTCCTCCCCTGACCGCAGAAAGACGCAAGGAACTGGTCAAATTGGCGGGGAAGTTGGCGGAAGAGGGGAAAGTTGCCTTGCGCAATATTCGTCGCGACGCGATCGATTCGGTGCGCAAGCAGGAAAAAAATCACGAAATTTCCGAAGACGAATCCAAGGATTTGCAGGATCGAATCCAAAAAATTACCGATCGCTTTACCGCTAAAATTGACGAGTTACTGGCGGCTAAAGAAAAGGATATTACAACGGTTTGA
- the speB gene encoding agmatinase, translating to MLLQSTPAVRQFLGLEATSTYEAAKVVILPIPYEATTTFRKGCEKGPDALLEASDQLEAYDEELKRETCIEVGIYTHPAIADTRQNPDLCADEMLAVTTETVSRFIADNKFVIAVGGEHAITTGIIRAYQQAINDPFSFTVVQIDAHGDMRHEYEGSLHNHACVMRRVLEMGLPTLSVGIRSICQEEALLIEEKQIPVVWARDIANNPNWIEDAIAQISTPKVFITIDVDGIDPSLIPGVGTPEPGGLDWYGITKFMRRVFETHQVIGCDIMELAPIVDSVVSEYTTAKLLYKLIGYQALTQGWF from the coding sequence ATGCTCTTACAATCTACTCCAGCCGTAAGGCAATTTCTTGGCTTGGAAGCCACATCGACTTACGAAGCTGCCAAAGTCGTGATTTTGCCTATTCCCTACGAAGCCACCACCACCTTTCGCAAAGGTTGTGAAAAAGGTCCCGATGCCTTGCTAGAAGCATCCGACCAACTAGAAGCCTATGATGAAGAACTAAAACGGGAAACCTGTATCGAAGTTGGGATTTACACCCACCCCGCCATCGCCGATACGCGCCAAAATCCCGATCTTTGTGCTGACGAAATGCTAGCAGTCACTACCGAAACTGTCTCTCGCTTCATTGCCGACAATAAATTTGTTATTGCTGTAGGCGGCGAACATGCGATTACGACTGGAATCATCAGGGCGTACCAGCAAGCGATAAACGATCCCTTTTCCTTTACCGTCGTACAAATCGATGCTCACGGGGATATGCGCCACGAATACGAAGGTTCCTTGCACAATCATGCTTGCGTAATGCGCCGGGTTTTAGAGATGGGATTGCCAACGCTGTCGGTCGGCATCCGCAGTATTTGTCAAGAAGAAGCGTTATTAATCGAAGAAAAACAAATTCCCGTCGTTTGGGCGAGAGATATCGCTAACAATCCGAATTGGATAGAAGACGCGATCGCGCAGATATCAACCCCTAAAGTTTTCATTACCATCGATGTAGATGGGATCGACCCCAGTCTAATCCCCGGCGTAGGAACCCCAGAACCTGGAGGCTTGGATTGGTATGGCATCACTAAATTTATGAGGCGAGTGTTTGAAACCCATCAGGTTATCGGTTGTGACATCATGGAATTAGCCCCCATCGTCGATTCCGTCGTTTCCGAGTATACCACTGCCAAATTGCTTTATAAATTAATCGGTTATCAAGCACTTACTCAAGGATGGTTTTAG